CGCTCGGTCCCGGCGAGACGCGCGATATCGAGTTCGTCGCCGATGCGCAACCCGGCACCTGGATGTTCCATTGCCACGTCGCCGACCACATGATGAACGGCGATCGCGGGCCCGGCGGCTTGATATCCGCCATCCAGTACGAAGGCGCGCCCGATCGCTTCGCTTCGATGGCCGCGCAAGACTCGATGGCCATGGCACCTGCCAATGGCTCCGGCTCGAGCGGCCCGAAGATGACGCAGACCGAAACGCTCATCCTCGGCGCGATCGCCGGTTTCACGATCTTCTTAGGCCTGCCGTTCGCGACCATGCGCCGCGTGCCGCGCAGTTGGATCGCATTCCTCAACGCGATCGCCATCGGCGTGCTGTTCTTCTTGTTGTTCGACATCTTGCGCCAGGCCGGCGAGCCGATCGCAGACGCGCTTGGAAAATGGCAGCAAGGCCTAGGCGGCGCACCATTTTTCTGGCTCACGGGCGTCTTCGTCGTAGGCCTGAGCGTAGGTCTGCTCGGACTCGTCTACGTTTCGCGCATCGTGCTAGCAAAGCAGCGCGCAGCCGTCGCAGAGGGCATGCTCAGCCCAATGGCGCTGGCCACCACGATCGCGCTCGGCATCGGCCTGCACAACTTCAGCGAAGGATTGGCGATCGGACAATCGGCCGCGACCGGGGCGATCGAACTAGCGGTGCTGCTCATCATCGGCTTCGGTCTGCACAACATGACTGAGGGTTTCGGGATCGCAGCACCGCTGGTCGGTTCCGAGGTCAATGTCGGCGCACGTGAGATACTCATGCTCGGTCTGATCGGTGGTGGGCCGACGTTTCTCGGCACGCTGGTCGGCTATCACTTCGTGTCGCCGACGCTCTCGGTGCTGTTCCTCACGCTCGCGGCCGGCGCGATCATCTACGTGATCGGCGAGATGACCAAAGCGGGCGGACGCATCGGCCACAAGGAGCTTGCAACGGCTGGGATTCTGCTGGGGTTCTTGCTCGGTTTTGGCACGGATCTCATACTCACAGCAGCCGGCGCCTGAATCCCGCGTTCGCGGATGCCAAGTAGTACCTACGAAGAGTTCAGCCATTGCGGCATAGCAGGCTCTTTCCGGCGGGGAGCGTCAGCCATTGAGCGAACGGGTGTGACCCCAGTTCACGCTTAGCGCCCAGGAGGACAACATGGCGAAGGATGCCCCGAATATCGTATTCATCATGGCCGACGACATCGGTTGGTTCAACCTTGGTTGTTATCACCAAGGCATGATGGCGTCGCGGACGCCGAACCTCGACAAGATCGCGGCCGAAGGAATCCGATTCACAGACTACTACGCAGAGGCGAGCTGCACCGCAGGTCGCGCCAACTTCATCACTGGCCAGCTTCCGATCCGCACCGGTCTGACGACTGTCGGACAGGCGGGTGCCAAGGTCGGCATGCCCGACGAAGCGCCGACGATCGCCACCGCGCTCAAGTCGATGGGCTACGCCACCGGCCAGTTCGGCAAGAACCACCTCGGCGACTTGAACCAATATCTGCCGACCGTTCACGGCTTCGATGAGTTCTTCGGCTATCTGTATCACCTCGACGCGATGGAAGACCCGTCGCACCCGAACTACCCGCAGAATCTCAAGGACAAGATCGGCCCGCGCAACATGGTGCACACCTGGGCCACCGACAAAGACGACGCGACGGTCGACCCGCGCTGGGGCAAAGTCGGCAAGCAGAAGATCGAGGATGCGGGCACGCTGTATCCGGAGCGCATGGAGACCGTTGACGACGAGATCCAAGCAGCAGCCTTCAAGTTCATCGACGGCGCGAAGGCGGCGGGCAAGCCGTTCTTCTGCTGGTTGAACCCGACGCGCATGCACGTCGTGACCCATCTCTCACCCAAGTACCAGGCGCTGCGCAACTCGGAGA
The genomic region above belongs to Candidatus Eremiobacteraceae bacterium and contains:
- a CDS encoding multicopper oxidase domain-containing protein, with amino-acid sequence ISGTEFHTMHTHGHHFQVVAVDGQPVAPASRQMMDTITLGPGETRDIEFVADAQPGTWMFHCHVADHMMNGDRGPGGLISAIQYEGAPDRFASMAAQDSMAMAPANGSGSSGPKMTQTETLILGAIAGFTIFLGLPFATMRRVPRSWIAFLNAIAIGVLFFLLFDILRQAGEPIADALGKWQQGLGGAPFFWLTGVFVVGLSVGLLGLVYVSRIVLAKQRAAVAEGMLSPMALATTIALGIGLHNFSEGLAIGQSAATGAIELAVLLIIGFGLHNMTEGFGIAAPLVGSEVNVGAREILMLGLIGGGPTFLGTLVGYHFVSPTLSVLFLTLAAGAIIYVIGEMTKAGGRIGHKELATAGILLGFLLGFGTDLILTAAGA